A portion of the Ricinus communis isolate WT05 ecotype wild-type chromosome 10, ASM1957865v1, whole genome shotgun sequence genome contains these proteins:
- the LOC8279834 gene encoding protein SMAX1-LIKE 3 — translation MRAGGCTVQQALTTEAATVVKQAVTLARRRGHAQVTPLHVANTMLSSSTGLLRTACLQSHSHPLQCKALELCFNVALNRLPASTSSPVLGTHAQQYPSISNALVAAFKRAQAHQRRGSIENQQQPLLAVKIELEQLIISILDDPSVSRVMREAGFSSTQVKSNVEQAVSLEICSQNSAPVSSSKSKESNNNNSVLALSHTQVGARTSCRSSPTTSTTSLDPIRKEDVMSVIENLINKRKRSVVIVGECLVSLEGVVKGVMDKVIKGDVPEALKEVKFISFPLSSLGHLSSRVEVDQKLEELKVHIRSYLSKGVVLNLGDLKWVVEYRANNLSPMEHMIMEIGKLASGISENNGKFWLTGIATFQTYMKCKSGNPSLETVWGLHALTIPAGSLRLSLITDSDVQSQSTSNKVGQDGSRCWIMLEGEEEKQLTCCVDCTSKFENEARSLQSSTSNSDSTTTSTLPAWLQQYKNENQGVNNNNDQDCVSIKDLCKKWNSICSSIHQKPYSSEKTITFSSVSPSSFTSSFSYDHQYPNFHHTYHQRDWPVVESKQSWRDHHFWVGSETVNKINSCISIEPSLRMYIPEHNRDQYPKPTIPFSSNPNSTPNSTSSSDVMEMEHLNKFKEMNAENLKILCNALEKKVTWQKDIIPDIASTILQCRSGMVRRKGKVTRNSSTEQAKEETWLLFQGVDVEAKEKIAKELAKLIFGSQNNFISISLSSFSSTRADSTEDCRNKRSRDEQSCSYIERFAEAVSSNPHRVFLVEDVEQADYCSQVGFKRAIERGRITNVKGEEVGLSDAIIILSCESFSSRSRACSPPVKQKTDDYIISQDQEEEKGQGAKMEESSPCVSLDLNISIDDDSIEDRSIDDIGLLESVDRRIVFKIQELRFMS, via the exons atgagagCAGGAGGTTGCACAGTGCAACAAGCACTAACCACAGAGGCAGCAACGGTCGTAAAACAAGCTGTAACTTTGGCTAGACGGCGAGGCCATGCCCAAGTTACTCCTCTTCATGTAGCTAACACCATGCTTTCTTCTTCTACTGGTTTATTAAGAACAGCTTGTCTCCAATCTCACTCTCATCCTCTTCAGTGCAAAGCCTTAGAGCTCTGTTTCAACGTTGCGCTTAATCGTCTTCCAGCATCAACGTCAAGCCCTGTGTTAGGTACTCACGCTCAACAATACCCTTCAATCTCTAATGCCTTAGTTGCAGCTTTCAAGCGTGCTCAAGCTCATCAACGACGAGGCTCGATCGAGAATCAGCAGCAACCTCTCTTAGCTGTGAAAATAGAGCTAGAGCAGCTTATAATATCCATTTTAGATGATCCTAGTGTTAGTAGAGTGATGAGAGAAGCTGGTTTCTCAAGTACTCAAGTGAAAAGCAACGTTGAGCAAGCTGTTTCTTTAGAAATATGTTCTCAAAACAGTGCTCCTGTAAGTAGTAGCAAGTCTAAAGAAAGCAATAACAATAATAGTGTTTTAGcactttctcatactcaagtAGGAGCTAGAACAAGCTGTAGATCATCACCAACAACCAGTACTACTTCTTTAGATCCAATTAGGAAGGAGGATGTGATGAGTGTTATagagaatttaataaataaaagaaaaagaagtgttGTGATTGTAGGGGAGTGTCTTGTTAGTTTAGAAGGTGTTGTTAAAGGAGTTATGGACAAGGTTATTAAAGGAGATGTTCCTGAAGCTTTAAAAGAAGTTAAGTTTATATCATTTCCATTATCTTCTCTAGGTCATCTCTCTTCTAGAGTAGAGGTAGACCAAAAGCTTGAAGAGCTTAAAGTTCATATTAGAAGCTATTTGAGCAAAGGGGTTGTTTTGAATTTAGGGGATCTTAAGTGGGTTGTCGAGTATAGGGCTAATAACTTGAGTCCAATGGAGCATATGATCATGGAGATTGGCAAGTTAGCTAGTGGAATCAGTGAGAACAATGGGAAATTTTGGCTAACGGGAATTGCAACTTTCCAAACTTACATGAAGTGCAAATCGGGAAATCCATCACTTGAGACTGTTTGGGGTCTTCATGCTCTTACAATTCCAGCAGGCAGCTTACGCTTAAGTCTCATCACCGACAG TGATGTACAAAGTCAGTCCACAAGTAATAAAGTTGGTCAAGATGGGTCTAGATGTTGGATTATGCTTGAAGGTGAAGAAGAGAAGCAACTTACTTGCTGTGTTGATTGTACATCAAAGTTTGAGAATGAGGCTAGAAGCTTACAAAGTAGCACTTCTAATAGTGACTCCACAACCACTTCTACCCTTCCTGCATGGCTTCAACAATACAAAAATGAGAACCAGGGCgttaataacaataatgatCAG GATTGTGTCTCGATCAAAGATCTTTGCAAAAAGTGGAACTCTATTTGCAGTTCGATCCACCAAAAACCCTATTCTTCTGAGAAAACCATTACATTTTCTTCTGTATCAccttcttcttttacttctaGCTTCTCATATGACCACCAATACCCTAATTTTCATCACACCTATCATCAACGCGACTGGCCAGTGGTTGAATCCAAGCAATCATGGAGAGACCACCACTTCTGGGTTGGTTCAGAAACTGTCAACAAGATTAACAGCTGTATCAGTATTGAACCCAGTTTGAGAATGTACATCCCAGAGCATAATAGAGATCAATATCCCAAACCAACAATACCATTTTCATCGAATCCGAATTCTACTCCTAACTCAACTTCTTCCAGTGATGTTATGGAAATGGAGCATCTTAACAAGTTCAAAGAAATGAATGCTGAAAACCTGAAAATCTTATGCAATGCATTGGAGAAAAAGGTTACATGGCAGAAAGATATAATCCCTGACATCGCGAGCACAATCTTGCAATGCAGATCAGGCATGGTAAGAAGAAAAGGGAAGGTGACGAGAAACAGTAGTACCGAGCAAGCTAAAGAAGAAACTTGGTTATTGTTTCAAGGAGTTGATGTGGaagctaaagaaaagataGCTAAAGAATTGGCTAAGCTAATCTTCGGCTCGCAGAATAACttcatttcaatttctttaagCAGTTTTTCATCTACAAGAGCAGACTCAACGGAAGACTGTAGAAACAAAAGATCAAGAGATGAACAAAGTTGCAGTTATATAGAAAGATTTGCTGAAGCTGTATCAAGCAATCCACATAGGGTTTTTTTGGTGGAAGACGTTGAGCAAGCAGATTATTGCTCGCAAGTTGGTTTCAAAAGAGCAATAGAAAGAGGAAGAATAACAAATGTTAAGGGTGAAGAAGTTGGTCTTAGTGATGCCATTATCATTTTGAGCTGTGAAAGTTTCAGTTCAAGATCAAGAGCTTGTTCTCCTCCTGTCAAGCAAAAAACAGATGACTATATTATTTCTCAAGatcaagaagaagagaaaggtCAAGGTGCTAAAATGGAGGAGTCAAGTCCCTGTGTATCACTTGATCTGAATATATCCATTGATGATGACAGTATTGAGGATCGGTCAATCGATGATATTGGTCTTCTTGAATCTGTTGATAGACGAATTgttttcaaaatccaagagcTACGATTCATGTCATAA